Proteins from one Salmo salar chromosome ssa29, Ssal_v3.1, whole genome shotgun sequence genomic window:
- the LOC106595272 gene encoding cytoplasmic protein NCK1 isoform X3, with translation MNMANLFKHFFRIGKVKRKTGMRDTASNADADTSPDNGERLYDLNLPALVKFSYTAEREDELSLVKGTRVIVMEKCSDGWWRGGYQGCSGWFPSNYVTEDADGTAGGGGDDSLGDPAGSLTEKLAAVVHSASNGNRVLHSVQALYPFSSGNDEELNFEKGEVMEVVEKPDNDPEWWKCRKADGQLGLVPKNYVNVLPPQQDSTTQNASPGPAGPPTPDCDYISPATVGRFAGKQWYYGKVTRHQAEVALNQRGAEGDFLIRDSESSPNDFSISLKAQGKNKHFKVQLKDGVYCIGQRQFSSLEDLVEHYKKAPIFTSEQGDKLYLVKALAAS, from the exons GCATCGGGAAGGTGAAGCGGAAAACGGGAATGCGTGACACGGCCTCCAACGCGGACGCCGACACGTCCCCCGACAACGGCGAGCGCCTGTACGACCTCAACCTGCCGGCGCTCGTCAAGTTCAGCTACACCGCCGAGCGGGAGGACGAGCTCTCGTTGGTCAAGGGTACGCGCGTCATCGTCATGGAGAAGTGTAGCGATGGCTGGTGGCGTGGGGGGTACCAGGGTTGTTCCGGGTGGTTCCCTTCCAACTACGTGACGGAGGACGCAGACGGGACAgcggggggaggaggggatgacAGTTTGGGGGACCCGGCGGGGTCACTGACTGAGAAGCTAGCAGCAGTAGTTCACAGTGCGTCTAACGGGAACCGGGTCCTCCACTCGGTGCAGGCGCTCTACCCTTTCAGCTCGGGGAACGACGAGGAGCTGAACTTTGAGAAGGGAgaggtgatggaggtggtagagaaacCAGACAACGACCCTGAGTGGTGGAAGTGCCGTAAAGCAGATGGACAGCTGGGACTAGTGCCTAAGAACTACGTCAATGTGCTACCTCCACAGCAGGACTCCACTACCCAGAATGCCTCACCGGGCCCCGCGGGGCCGCCCACGCCCGACTGCGACTACATCTCTCCGGCCACGGTGGGGCGGTTTGCGGGGAAGCAGTGGTACTATGGCAAGGTGACGCGACATCAGGCGGAGGTGGCTCTCAACCAGAGAGGAGCGGAGGGAGACTTCCTCATCAGAGACTCTGAATCATCG cccaatgatttctccatctctctgaaGGCCCAGGGGAAGAACAAGCATTTTAAGGTTCAGTTGAAGGATGGTGTGTACTGCATCGGCCAGAGGCAGTTCAGTTCTCTGGAGGACTTGGTGGAACACTACAAGAAGGCTCCCATCTTCACCAGCGAGCAGGGAGACAAGCTCTACTTAGTTAAGGCCCTGGCTGCCTCTTGA